The genome window GCCTGCATCAGCTGGAACAGGTCTgacagtgtgtggctggcccagggtCAACCAGCAAACTTCTATGGAAGAATGGCAAGCAGGAATTATGAGTCTGTGACTCCACAGCCTTACCCCTCTCAATGCATTTATTTGTAGTCTGTCTTCCCCACCTCCCAACATGGACTCAAACAGATTTACAATACATAGTATACAACACAATGGAAACCTTTCCCTAGCTTCATTCCTGTGTGTCTGGTATTCACACATGAGTCATTACGTGAATCTTGCTCCATCTTTCCTGCTTGCACAAAGGGTTGTTTAAATATGTCTGCTGGCACAAGAgctttgcttccttctttccccagTACAGCATGACTTAGCCAGCTTCCTCGAATCAGCTGGAGTTctttcctctgctggcagcttTACAAGGTTTCACCTGGATATTCAGTTTGCATCATGCTTGGTTCTGCAGCAGTTTGGAAGTACATAGACTTGTCCCACAGCTGGTGTAAGGTCAGAGGAGACTGGTTAGGTGCAAAGGGATCTTCCCCcatgtggattctttgatgggaagtaaggtttaCTTTCTGattaaagctctttccacactcagagcattggtacggtttctcccctgtatgaattcTGTTATGCAAAGTCAGGGTACCATTCCGgttgaagctctttccacacaccaggcatgtataaggtttctcccctgtgtggattcttatATGTGACGTGAGGTGGTCCTTTTTCCGGAAGCTCTTGCTGCATGCTGGGCATTTATgaagtttctctcctgtatggatttTTTGATGGTGAGGAAGGCTGGAGCTGTGACTGAAGCTCTTCTCACGCTCCAAAGACTGATACAGTTTCTCTCTTGTATGCATTACTTGGTGCAAAGCCAGAGTTGTGCTCCGGctgaaactttttccacactcAGGGCATGTGtacggtttctctcctgtgtggattctctgatgcgAAGTCAGATCAGTACTCCACCTGAAATTCttcccacactctgaacatttatatggtttttcccctgtgtgcaCTCTCTGATGGGCAACCAGATGATCCTTCTTTCCAAAGTTCTTGCcgcactccaaacatttataagGCTTTTCCCCAGTGTGTACTTGTAGATGGTAAGTCAGTTTTCTGTTGTGactaaagctctttccacatacTGAACACCCatacggtttctcccctgtgtgggttctttgatgggaagtgaggTTTGTGCTCCACCTGAAGGTCTTCCCACACTGCAAACACTCATATGGCTTCTCTTCGGAATGAACTGTTTGGTGTCTCTTGTGGCTAGATTTCTCAGAAAAGGTcttcccacactccagacatttatatggtttctctccaccCTGGTTTTCATCCCGTC of Sphaerodactylus townsendi isolate TG3544 linkage group LG03, MPM_Stown_v2.3, whole genome shotgun sequence contains these proteins:
- the LOC125428787 gene encoding zinc finger protein 501-like encodes the protein MKAALGFVPNPNLDFWVKEEEDQLLHYFEEGESSAEGGEPGSENSREPFVASVTRDNSGIRKEPLGNQTIARRRDENQGGEKPYKCLECGKTFSEKSSHKRHQTVHSEEKPYECLQCGKTFRWSTNLTSHQRTHTGEKPYGCSVCGKSFSHNRKLTYHLQVHTGEKPYKCLECGKNFGKKDHLVAHQRVHTGEKPYKCSECGKNFRWSTDLTSHQRIHTGEKPYTCPECGKSFSRSTTLALHQVMHTREKLYQSLEREKSFSHSSSLPHHQKIHTGEKLHKCPACSKSFRKKDHLTSHIRIHTGEKPYTCLVCGKSFNRNGTLTLHNRIHTGEKPYQCSECGKSFNQKVNLTSHQRIHMGEDPFAPNQSPLTLHQLWDKSMYFQTAAEPSMMQTEYPGETL